Proteins encoded within one genomic window of Pongo pygmaeus isolate AG05252 chromosome 4, NHGRI_mPonPyg2-v2.0_pri, whole genome shotgun sequence:
- the FGF1 gene encoding fibroblast growth factor 1 isoform X3, whose protein sequence is MAEGEITTFTALTEKFNLPPGNYKKPKLLYCSNGGHFLRILPDGTVDGTRDRSDQHTDTK, encoded by the coding sequence ATGGCTGAAGGGGAAATCACCACCTTCACAGCCCTGACCGAGAAGTTTAATCTGCCTCCAGGGAATTACAAGAAGCCCAAACTCCTCTACTGTAGCAACGGGGGCCACTTCTTGAGGATCCTTCCGGATGGCACAGTGGATGGGACAAGGGACAGGAGCGACCAGCACA